The Prosthecobacter fusiformis genome segment CCCAGGCCCAGGTCGCCTCGGCCCAGGCCCAGCTCGCCGCCGCCCAGGCCGATGTCCGCCAGACTCAGTTGCTCATTGATCGCCTCACCATCCGCGCCCCGCGCCCCGGCACCATCCTCCAGGTAAACATCCGCGAGGGCGAATACGCCTCCATTCAAAACCGCCTCGCCGCCATGATCCTCGGGGACCTCGATAAGCTCCAGGTCCGGGCCGATGTGGATGAGCAAAACGCCATGCAGGTCCGCAAAGACGAAGACGCCACCGCCTACGTCAAAGGCGATTCCATCAATGGCTACCCACTCAAATTCGTCCGTATCGAGCCCTTCGTCATCCCGAAGCAATCCCTCACCGGTGCCAGCACGGAGCGCGTGGATACCCGCGTCCTCCAAGTCATCTATGAACTGCCCATCCCTGAGGGGAAACAGCTCTATGTCGGCCAGCAGGTGGATGTCATGATCGGCGGCACCAAGCCCCTCCAGACCCCCACCCTGTCCGGCTCCTCACCCCGGTAAACGAATCCAGGCCTCCTCCCGCCAGGGCAGGGGATGCCGCCCCGGCACCCAGGAAAGCGCCCGCCACCCCATCAAATCCCCATTCCGGGATGAAAAGTTGCACCCTTACCCGGTAAGAGTTCACTGGGGCATGGTTTCTCATTTGCGAAACGATGCAGCCCCCGCCACTTTGGAAGTCGATGATTCAGGAGACTCTCACTCAGGAGAAAACTTGGCAGGGAACCGCAGTTTCCTCCGGGGTCGCGCATGCCGTCGTGCATGTGCTCAAGGAAGATTTTGATGAGCCTGATGCCGATCCCATCTCCGCAGACGAGGTGGAAAACGAGCTCGCCCGCTGGCACACCGCCATGGATGCCACCCATCGCGAGATCGAAGAGCTCAAGGAAATGGTCTCCACCGAAGAACGCAGCGCCGAGGCCGATATCTTCGATACCCACCTCCTCATCCTGGAGGACGTCTCCATCCGCAAATACGTGGAAAAGACCGTCCGGGAAAAGCTCATCTGCGTGGATGCCGTCTATTACCGGCTCATGTGCAAGCACATGGACGCCCTGCGCGGCCTGGCCGATTCCTACCTGCGCGAGCGCTTCCTGGACATCAAGGACATCACCCATCGCGTCATGCGCCACCTTCGCGGGGAGCTATTGCAGCACCCCATGTTTGAGGACCCGGTCATCATCGTCGCCCATGACCTCACCCCTTCGGATACCGTCCAGCTAGACCGCAGCAAAGTCCTCGGTTTCGCCATCGAGACCGGCAGCGGCAATTCCCACGCCGCCATCATCGCCCGCTCCCTCGGCCTCCCCGCCGTCGTGCGTCTTCACGGCATCACGGAGGAGCTGCATTCCGGCGACCCCATCCTCCTGGATGGCAATGAGGGTGCCCTCATCCTCAACCCAACCCCCGCCACCCTTTCCAAATACCGCTCGCGGGAGCAGTTGGCGGAAAAACGCGAAGACGCCCTCCACGAGACCCGGCACGAGCCCTCCATCACCACCGATGGCGTCGTCATCCAGGTCTGTGCCAATGCCGAATTTGTCGAAGAAATGGGCGATATCCGCGATAGCGGTGCCGCCAATGTCGGCCTCTTCCGCACCGAATTCCTTTACCTCGAAGACCCTGAAGGCACGGAGGACTGGCTCGCAGAAAATTACACCCGCGCCGTCCGCATCATGACCCCCGGCCAGGTCATCTTCCGCACCCTCGATATCGGCGGTGACAAAGTGGATGACCAGCTCGCCTCAGAGGCCGAGCCAAATCCCTTCCTCGGCTGGCGCGGCATCCGCGTCTCCCTGGGCATGCGGGAAATGTTCAAGCGCCAGCTCCGCGCCCTCCTGCGTGCCGCCGCCCATGGCCCCATCGGCATCATGTTCCCCATGGTCAGCGATGTCGGGGAAGTCCGCGCCGCCAAAGAACTCCTCGCCGAATGCGCCTCGGAGCTCAGCGCCGAAGGCTACCCCGCCCCCATGCAGGTGGATATCGGCGCCATGATCGAAATTCCCAGCGCCGCCCTCACTGCGGACCTCATCGCTGCGGAGGTGGATTTCTTCAGCCTTGGCACCAATGACCTCGTCCAGTACACCCTCGCCGTGGACCGGTTGAATGAGCGCGTGGCGGATCTCTACAGCCCCACCCACCCCGCCGTCCTCCGCCTCATCGCGCTCACGGTCGAGGCCGCCCGCCGCGCCGGCATCCGCGTCTGCATTTGTGGTGAAATGGCCGCCGATGTCGAAGTCCTCCCCCTCCTCATCGGCCTCGGCCTGGATGAGCTCAGCGTCTCCACCGGCCAGATCGCCCGCGTCAAGCACGCCATCCGCAAGCTCAACGCCTCCGAATGCCGCTCCATCATCGATGCCTGCCGCCACCTCGGCTGCCCCAAACAAATCCTCGGCATGAGCCGCACCATGGCCCAGGAACTGTATCCGGATTTGTTTGAGTAATCCCGGACCTCGCTCAAACCCCTTTAAAATGAAAAAGCGCAGTCTGTTTCCAGGCTGCGCTTCTTCTTTGGGAGTTTTTGGCTGTCTCCGAAAACAACGCATCCAGCTCAAAACATGGATGCACAAAAATCACCCGCCTTCTTCTGCGCGGAAACCCGCTTGAGTTTTCGTCCTTCACCATTAGCGAAAGCGTAACCCAACCCCCGACATGCCCACCGACCCCGACATCCGCCAGGCCCTTTCCCAGGTACGTTATCCCGGCTTCAGCCGCGACATCATCTCCTTCGGCCTCGTCAAAGACATCACCATCGATGGGGGCAAAGTCACCGTTGAGATCTCCGTCGCCACCCGCGACCCCAACATCCCCCGCCTCATTCATGAGCAGGCCATGGATGTCCTCCAAAAGCTCCCCGGCGTCACCGAAGCCAAGCTGAATTTCGACATCAAAGAACCCCCGAACCCCGTCGCAGGCTCCGCCGACCGCCTCCCGAAATCCTCCATCCCCGGCGTCAAGCGCGTCATCGCCGTCGGCTCCGGTAAAGGCGGCGTCGGAAAAAGCACCGTCGCCTCCAATCTCGCCATCGCCCTCGCCAAAACCGGCGCCCGTGTCGGCCTCTGCGATTGCGACCTTTACGGCCCCAGCATCGCCCACATGTTCGGCACCGATGAGCGCCCCTATCAGAACGAGGAGCAGCAGATCATCCCCATCGAAAAATACGGCCTCCAGCTCATGAGCATGGGTTTCCTATTGGAGGATGACGCCCCCGTCATCGTCCGTGGCCCCATCGCCACCAAATACACCCAGCAGTTCCTCCGCCAGTGCGCCTGGGATAACCTGGACTACCTCATTCTCGATCTCCCCCCCGGCACCGGAGACATCCAGCTCACCATCGTACAGACCGTCGCCCTGGATGGAGCCATCATCGTCACCACCCCCCAGGAAGTCGCCTTGATCGATGCCCGCAAAGCCATCTCCATGTTCCAAAAGGTCAACGTGCCCATCCTCGGCATCGTCGAAAACATGAGCTACTTCCTCTGCCCAGACAACGGCCTCACCTATCACATTTTTGGCAAAGGCGGCGGCGAGCACGAAGCCAAGCGCCTCAGCGTCCCCCTGCTCGGCCAGATCCCCATCGAAATGGCCACCCGCGAAGCCGGCGACGAAGGCCACCCCATCGCCCTGGAGGACGTCACCTCCTCCGCCGCCTCCATGGCCTTCCTCTCCATCGCCAACCAAGTCCGCAGCGCCGTCCCCGCTTGAGGCAGTGTTTACCTCCCCTGGATAAGTCCCATCCCTTTCAGTCAACCGCCCCAAAGTACTCCAGAGCTTCAGCTCGCCAAAACCCCCACCCCAGCTTCCACCCGCTACTCGTCACCCCAAGCCCAACGGGCTTACGTAACTCAGTCCAGGGTAGGGACATCTCGTGGAAGCCAAACTGCTGAAACGCGTCCAAGAACGCAAAGGCATGCCCGCCAAAGAAGCCGCCCAAGTGGACTGGAAGAAGCTGTGACGGGGGGGCGTGATTCAGTCCTTTTCGACGGCTGTCACTCTTCCTCCCCGTCGCGGTTCGCAGCCTCTTCAATCTCGGCATAGACCTCTCCAAGGGTGTTCGATCCTTTGCGCCTATCACCCAGCCCCACCACGGAAGCAGAATAAACACCCTTTGCGTTGATCATAGCAGTCACTTGAAGATCTGGAGCAATATTACTACCCGATAAATGAGCCAACTGGAATGAGTCCATAAGGTCGTCAACTTCTTTTGATGACAGTAACATCTTTGCCCTGAAGGTTTGGTCGCCCCATTTCAGTCCAATTTCCCACTCGCCAGGCTTTTTAGTGGAAAGCTCTTCAACGATGTAATTCCCATCTATGTAATACTGCTTAGGCTTACTTCTGGTGCTTTTAACGAGGATGTCTTTGGCTTCCTTTTTTGTCAGGGCCCCGGTTTGTCCGGGCAGTGTAATACGGTCGTTCTCCTTCATGCTATTGACCAGCCCACGCGCAGGTTGCTGCAGATCCCTGGTAGCCTCAATCACCTTGCCCACAGCTTCGATCAGTTGGACTTTTTCCCGCGCTTCAATTTCCCTGATTGGAGCTGCCTGAATCTTTTCAATAATTTCAGGTCCCATTACAAATCCTAACGCCGTTGCAGCGGTCAGATAGATGAAAAGTTGATCACGAAGTTTCATCTTTGTCACGGCTTGAAGGATTCCTTTCGCATATTGAAGTACCGCATCAAGTGAACCATCATCGACTTTGAGGGCCACCAAGCCATGCGGGGTATTGGGAAGTTCGATACCAAGTTTAGCAAGCTCATCACTGAGCTTCTTGTCAAGATCGAGGAGGAATTTGGCGAGTGGTTTATCGACAACCCCGGCCCAAGAATCCCCTTGTATGTAGATACGCAAGCCAAGCTTAGAGATGTCAGGTTCAAATTGCTCACCTGCCAAATAGGTATCAATGAGATTGTTTATTTGTGCTTCGACTGAGGCGGGCGCGTATTCCATGAAACGTAGATTTAGGCCCAACAACTAAACGTTGCATAGTACAATATTTTATCTTTATAGCAGTCACTTTTGCCTTACGCTATTACACCTATCGTATGGCCAGCTCCTCCACTGCCTCTCCGGCCTCCGCGCCGCCCAGCCTCAGCTTTGAGCAGACCGATAAGCTGGGCCTCTCCCCCTTCTGCCAAAGGCTTGAGCGTTACCTCATCGTTGAAAGCGGCTTTGTGGAAGGCAGCCTCGTCGTCGCGCTCAATGCCCCCTTTGGCGGCGGCAAGACCACCTTCCTTGAGATGTGGAAAACCGACCTCCTCAACCGTCGCCAATCACCCGCTGGCGAAACCGCCTTCACCGCCCCCATGCCCGTCATGCTCAACGCCTGGGAAAGCGACTACTGCGGAGACCCCCTCGTCGCCATCCTCGCCGGCCTGCTCAAAGCCGTGGACCATTGGAAAGGCAAAGACGCACCCCAGCCCAGCGAAAAAGCCTCCCTTTGGGAATCCGCCAAAGACGTCGCCTGGTTTTCCGTAAGCCTTGCCAACGACGTCGCCGCCAAACCCACCGGCCTCAATCCAGTCAAAGCAGGTGAATTCGCCGAGAAGAAAAAAAAGGAGCGGGCAGCCAAAA includes the following:
- a CDS encoding efflux RND transporter periplasmic adaptor subunit → MNIFPLVIRYGTIAVALFGVFSMTQVLQQIRAQENVIPPPPVQPPEKPVGTRLAATGIIEAREENVAIGTPIAGLVTHVMVKVSQQVEKGDPLLQIDDRELQAQLIQAQAAIAVNQAMLDISLAQRLKVQDNLDRLKSITDQRAISQDDLRNRTNDLTVAQAQVASAQAQLAAAQADVRQTQLLIDRLTIRAPRPGTILQVNIREGEYASIQNRLAAMILGDLDKLQVRADVDEQNAMQVRKDEDATAYVKGDSINGYPLKFVRIEPFVIPKQSLTGASTERVDTRVLQVIYELPIPEGKQLYVGQQVDVMIGGTKPLQTPTLSGSSPR
- a CDS encoding Mrp/NBP35 family ATP-binding protein; its protein translation is MPTDPDIRQALSQVRYPGFSRDIISFGLVKDITIDGGKVTVEISVATRDPNIPRLIHEQAMDVLQKLPGVTEAKLNFDIKEPPNPVAGSADRLPKSSIPGVKRVIAVGSGKGGVGKSTVASNLAIALAKTGARVGLCDCDLYGPSIAHMFGTDERPYQNEEQQIIPIEKYGLQLMSMGFLLEDDAPVIVRGPIATKYTQQFLRQCAWDNLDYLILDLPPGTGDIQLTIVQTVALDGAIIVTTPQEVALIDARKAISMFQKVNVPILGIVENMSYFLCPDNGLTYHIFGKGGGEHEAKRLSVPLLGQIPIEMATREAGDEGHPIALEDVTSSAASMAFLSIANQVRSAVPA
- the ptsP gene encoding phosphoenolpyruvate--protein phosphotransferase, translated to MIQETLTQEKTWQGTAVSSGVAHAVVHVLKEDFDEPDADPISADEVENELARWHTAMDATHREIEELKEMVSTEERSAEADIFDTHLLILEDVSIRKYVEKTVREKLICVDAVYYRLMCKHMDALRGLADSYLRERFLDIKDITHRVMRHLRGELLQHPMFEDPVIIVAHDLTPSDTVQLDRSKVLGFAIETGSGNSHAAIIARSLGLPAVVRLHGITEELHSGDPILLDGNEGALILNPTPATLSKYRSREQLAEKREDALHETRHEPSITTDGVVIQVCANAEFVEEMGDIRDSGAANVGLFRTEFLYLEDPEGTEDWLAENYTRAVRIMTPGQVIFRTLDIGGDKVDDQLASEAEPNPFLGWRGIRVSLGMREMFKRQLRALLRAAAHGPIGIMFPMVSDVGEVRAAKELLAECASELSAEGYPAPMQVDIGAMIEIPSAALTADLIAAEVDFFSLGTNDLVQYTLAVDRLNERVADLYSPTHPAVLRLIALTVEAARRAGIRVCICGEMAADVEVLPLLIGLGLDELSVSTGQIARVKHAIRKLNASECRSIIDACRHLGCPKQILGMSRTMAQELYPDLFE